From the genome of Solidesulfovibrio carbinolicus, one region includes:
- a CDS encoding sigma-54-dependent transcriptional regulator, whose translation MSIGPQQTRKTILVVDDDPHILEVLEVRLVSAGYDVVPAANGLEALEVLSRQPVRLVISDMRMPGMDGMRMLEEMERRGIKLPIIFLTAHGSIPGAVEAIKHGAVDYLTKPFDGQELLARVTDVFAKAAGLDAAKTIKAGDGGQLGETGLVGQSQAMRDLAALIERVAPRDVNVLVLGESGTGKELVANLIHRRSARKNGPIVTVDCGSTPAGLLESELFGHVKGSFTHAVKDKKGLIEQANQGTLFLDEIGNISTEMQVRLLRFLENHKIRRIGDVREIQVDCRVIAATNADIFEQVAEGVFREDLLYRLKVVTINVPPLRERREDIPILAEHFARQFCAAQGMPPVTIPTETMAYLTAYPWPGNVRQLRNALEAGVVLGSDGVLAPQDLQLPLAGKGPDRSPDNLSLDQSEKAAIVRALEQAGWVQKEAAPLLGVSRRALNYKIQKYGIEIPKRRVKK comes from the coding sequence ATGAGCATAGGCCCCCAGCAGACCCGAAAGACCATCCTGGTCGTGGACGACGATCCGCACATCCTCGAAGTCCTTGAGGTGCGGCTCGTTTCCGCCGGCTATGACGTGGTCCCCGCCGCCAACGGCCTGGAAGCCCTGGAGGTGCTGTCGCGCCAGCCCGTGCGCCTGGTCATCTCGGACATGCGCATGCCCGGCATGGACGGGATGCGAATGCTTGAGGAAATGGAACGTCGGGGCATCAAGCTCCCCATCATCTTCTTGACCGCCCACGGCTCCATTCCCGGCGCGGTGGAAGCCATCAAGCATGGGGCCGTGGACTACCTGACCAAACCCTTCGACGGCCAGGAGCTTTTGGCCCGGGTCACCGACGTCTTCGCCAAGGCGGCCGGGCTTGACGCGGCCAAGACCATCAAGGCCGGCGACGGCGGCCAGCTCGGCGAAACCGGGCTGGTCGGCCAAAGCCAGGCCATGCGCGACCTGGCCGCGCTCATTGAACGCGTGGCCCCTCGCGACGTCAATGTCTTGGTCCTTGGCGAATCCGGCACCGGCAAGGAACTGGTCGCCAATCTCATCCATCGCCGCAGCGCCCGCAAAAACGGCCCCATTGTCACCGTGGACTGCGGCTCCACTCCGGCCGGCCTGCTCGAATCCGAACTCTTCGGCCACGTCAAGGGGTCGTTTACCCACGCCGTCAAGGACAAAAAGGGCCTCATCGAACAGGCCAACCAGGGCACGCTCTTTCTTGACGAAATCGGCAACATCTCCACCGAAATGCAGGTGCGCCTGCTGCGGTTTCTCGAAAACCACAAGATCCGCCGCATCGGCGACGTGCGCGAAATCCAGGTCGATTGCCGGGTCATCGCCGCCACCAACGCCGACATCTTCGAACAGGTGGCCGAGGGCGTCTTCCGCGAGGATCTGCTCTATCGCCTCAAGGTCGTGACCATAAACGTGCCGCCGCTGCGCGAACGCCGCGAGGACATCCCCATTCTGGCCGAGCATTTCGCCCGCCAGTTCTGCGCCGCCCAGGGCATGCCGCCGGTGACCATCCCCACCGAGACCATGGCCTACCTCACCGCCTATCCCTGGCCGGGCAACGTCCGCCAACTGCGAAACGCCCTGGAAGCCGGGGTGGTGCTCGGTTCCGACGGCGTGCTGGCCCCCCAGGATCTCCAGCTTCCCCTGGCCGGCAAGGGGCCCGACCGCTCGCCCGACAACCTGTCCCTGGACCAGAGCGAAAAAGCCGCCATCGTGCGCGCCCTGGAACAGGCCGGCTGGGTCCAGAAGGAAGCCGCGCCGCTTCTCGGCGTCAGCCGCCGGGCGCTCAATTACAAGATCCAGAAGTACGGCATCGAGATTCCCAAGCGCCGGGTGAAGAAATAG
- a CDS encoding sensor histidine kinase: MYLSRKPIKHYGILFKLLVVFIGIMVVAYFTISTLLIYIKDSVNISRDIVKVRIEVLTISQRLVDSLLVMEENQKKYEIIHSEEYKKNFMTALNEYKNAIWSILWFRYEGFSAWEELHAEFRKAFPDLAQGRELTKEPWIDQDTLNQWMRIVVSARQDNERVLESGMRELFRISEAAVSRGLSGLTISIGVGLLGVLYLTYSLSRPLRELRRGIRAYTRDGRLEPIRVLSKDELGELGAAFNDMTVRLKEEERMRADFIDMVSHEIRTPLTSIRESVNLMRERVLGDVNERQKRFLDIASDELQRISAMLTSLLKVSSMASQIVDLAPVTFNPEELLRETLEKAGPGAEAKDIALTPRVAKDIVSVVGDRELLGQALYNLVGNAVKFSPAGRTVRVGLELADGGQKVLASISDEGPGIPEEEQAYVFNKYYRGARTKRSTDGIGLGLSIAKTIVEAHGGNIWLSSLPGKGCTFYFTIPVDGARA; the protein is encoded by the coding sequence ATGTATCTTTCCCGCAAGCCCATCAAGCACTACGGCATCTTGTTCAAGCTGCTGGTGGTTTTCATCGGCATCATGGTGGTGGCCTATTTCACCATCTCCACGCTGCTCATCTATATCAAGGATTCCGTCAACATCTCCCGTGACATCGTCAAGGTCCGCATCGAGGTGCTCACCATTTCCCAGCGCCTGGTGGACAGCCTGCTCGTCATGGAGGAGAACCAGAAGAAATACGAGATTATCCATTCCGAGGAATACAAGAAAAACTTCATGACGGCGCTCAATGAATACAAGAACGCCATCTGGAGCATCTTGTGGTTCCGGTACGAGGGTTTTTCCGCCTGGGAAGAGCTGCACGCCGAGTTTCGCAAGGCCTTTCCCGATTTGGCCCAGGGCCGGGAGCTGACCAAGGAACCCTGGATCGACCAGGATACGCTCAATCAATGGATGCGCATCGTGGTCAGCGCCCGCCAGGACAACGAACGGGTGCTGGAATCCGGGATGCGCGAATTGTTCCGCATCAGCGAAGCGGCCGTGTCGCGCGGCCTGTCCGGGCTGACCATCTCCATCGGCGTGGGGCTTCTGGGCGTGCTCTATCTGACCTATTCCTTGAGCCGGCCGTTGCGCGAACTGCGCCGGGGCATCCGGGCCTACACCCGCGACGGCCGCCTGGAGCCCATTCGCGTGCTTTCCAAGGATGAGCTTGGCGAACTGGGCGCGGCCTTTAACGACATGACCGTGCGCCTCAAGGAAGAGGAGCGGATGCGGGCGGATTTCATCGACATGGTCAGCCACGAGATCCGCACGCCCCTGACCTCGATCCGCGAGTCCGTCAACCTCATGCGCGAGCGGGTGCTGGGCGACGTCAACGAGCGCCAGAAGCGCTTCCTCGACATCGCCAGCGATGAACTCCAGCGCATTTCCGCCATGCTCACCAGCCTGCTCAAGGTGTCCAGCATGGCGTCCCAGATCGTGGACCTCGCGCCGGTGACGTTTAATCCCGAGGAACTCCTGCGCGAGACCCTGGAAAAAGCCGGTCCGGGAGCCGAGGCCAAGGACATCGCCCTGACGCCGCGCGTGGCCAAGGACATCGTGTCCGTGGTCGGCGACCGGGAGTTGCTAGGCCAGGCGCTGTACAATCTGGTCGGCAACGCCGTGAAGTTCTCCCCGGCCGGGCGTACCGTGCGGGTGGGGTTGGAGCTGGCCGACGGCGGGCAAAAGGTGCTGGCGAGCATTTCCGACGAAGGCCCGGGCATCCCGGAAGAGGAGCAGGCCTACGTCTTCAACAAGTACTACCGCGGGGCGCGCACCAAGCGCAGCACCGACGGCATCGGTCTGGGGCTGAGCATCGCCAAGACCATCGTCGAAGCCCATGGCGGGAACATCTGGCTGTCGAGCCTGCCCGGCAAGGGATGCACTTTCTACTTTACAATTCCTGTGGATGGGGCAAGAGCGTAG
- a CDS encoding ABC transporter ATP-binding protein — protein MAEAHNIVRVAGVARTFTMGTQVVQALRGVDLTIKAGEYLSIMGPSGSGKSTLFNMIGGLDKPSSGKVFIDEVDIAQLDAYELAWLRNRKIGYIFQTFNLIQVMTALENVTLPMTFAGASQDEATEKGLELLGLVGLRERHAHRPQELSGGQQQRVAIARSLANTPAIILADEPTGNLDLTTGEEIITLLKRLSSERGVTVISATHDYKMLNVSDRVVWIRDGRIDKIEERSELDITVGGIGAREA, from the coding sequence ATGGCCGAAGCGCACAACATCGTCCGGGTGGCCGGCGTCGCCCGAACCTTCACCATGGGAACTCAGGTGGTCCAGGCCCTACGCGGCGTGGACCTCACCATAAAAGCCGGCGAGTATCTCTCCATCATGGGCCCGTCCGGGTCGGGCAAGTCCACGCTTTTTAACATGATCGGCGGCCTGGACAAACCCTCTTCCGGCAAGGTCTTCATCGACGAGGTGGACATCGCCCAGCTCGACGCCTACGAACTGGCCTGGCTGCGAAACCGCAAGATCGGCTACATTTTCCAGACGTTCAATCTCATCCAGGTCATGACCGCCCTGGAAAACGTCACCTTGCCCATGACCTTTGCCGGCGCTTCCCAGGACGAGGCCACGGAAAAGGGGCTGGAGCTTTTGGGACTGGTCGGGCTGCGCGAACGCCACGCCCACCGGCCCCAGGAACTCTCCGGCGGCCAGCAGCAGCGCGTGGCCATTGCCCGCTCCCTGGCCAACACCCCGGCCATCATCCTGGCCGACGAACCCACCGGCAACCTCGACCTCACCACCGGCGAGGAAATCATCACACTCCTTAAACGCCTCAGTTCCGAACGCGGCGTCACGGTCATCTCCGCCACCCACGACTACAAAATGCTCAACGTCTCCGACCGCGTGGTCTGGATTCGCGACGGCCGCATCGACAAGATCGAGGAACGCTCCGAACTCGACATCACCGTGGGCGGCATCGGCGCCCGGGAGGCCTAG
- a CDS encoding ABC transporter permease yields the protein MSQAEGASSNQTGKSARIARQVVLPFGKSLEISIKSIKVRFFRSMITVASLVLAVAFLSFILTGADVAAGLLRSGEPRLRLALVEAGYDLPSLPPPGVAAQDEAGKLSASPKERWIVILSLLVCTVGIVNAQLMAVTERFREIGTMKCLGALDRFILRLFLLEAGMQGLVGAFIGAILGVVVGLLVGLVRFGLAAAAHLSPLDLLATLGISVAVGAGLSLLGVVYPAAVAARMRPIEAMRAQE from the coding sequence ATGTCGCAGGCGGAAGGCGCGTCTTCAAACCAGACCGGCAAGTCGGCCAGGATCGCCAGGCAAGTGGTCCTGCCCTTTGGCAAGTCGCTGGAAATCAGCATCAAGAGCATCAAGGTCCGGTTTTTTCGGTCCATGATCACCGTGGCCAGCCTGGTGCTGGCCGTGGCCTTCCTGAGTTTCATCCTGACCGGGGCCGACGTGGCCGCCGGTCTTTTGCGCTCCGGCGAACCCCGACTACGCCTGGCCCTGGTCGAGGCCGGCTACGACCTGCCGAGCCTGCCGCCGCCCGGCGTCGCGGCCCAGGACGAAGCGGGCAAGCTTTCCGCCAGTCCCAAGGAACGCTGGATCGTGATCCTGTCGCTTCTGGTCTGTACCGTGGGCATCGTCAACGCCCAACTCATGGCCGTCACCGAGCGTTTCCGCGAGATCGGCACCATGAAGTGCCTGGGCGCGCTGGACCGTTTCATTTTGCGGCTGTTTTTGCTCGAAGCCGGGATGCAGGGCCTTGTCGGCGCGTTCATCGGGGCCATCCTGGGCGTTGTGGTCGGGCTGCTGGTCGGACTCGTGCGGTTCGGACTGGCCGCCGCCGCCCATCTGTCGCCCCTGGACCTGCTGGCGACCCTGGGGATTTCCGTGGCTGTGGGCGCGGGCCTAAGCCTTCTTGGCGTGGTCTATCCGGCGGCCGTGGCCGCCCGGATGCGCCCCATCGAGGCCATGCGCGCCCAGGAATGA